The Pseudomonadota bacterium nucleotide sequence AACAAATACAAAGGATGTGACTTTTTTAAAACCACTCGGTTTGGATTTGAAAATTATACCCCTGTCTATCGAAAGAAAAATTTCTCCAGTGCATGATCTTGTAGCACTTTTTCGTTTATATTCTTTGTTTAGAAAATATAAATTTGATGTTGTCCATTCTATCATGCCAAAATCGGGGTTGTTATCTATGCTGGCTGCTCTTTTTGCAGGTATCCCAGTGAGGATCCATACATT carries:
- a CDS encoding glycosyltransferase family 1 protein, translated to MKRQKICFVATVDFTIKVFLVDHFKAMYPKYDINVITNTKDVTFLKPLGLDLKIIPLSIERKISPVHDLVALFRLYSLFRKYKFDVVHSIMPKSGLLSMLAALFAGIPVRIHT